A stretch of the Longimicrobiales bacterium genome encodes the following:
- a CDS encoding nuclear transport factor 2 family protein has protein sequence MRRTTTTIGAILTLLICTSGSAQAQVEDEAARADVRSAVESYARALASGDSLAALALLHPDVVIYEGGHAETRAEYRSGHLRSDIAFASAVKRTVTADDIMLMGDAALYTSEYTAAGRFRNRDIDSHGTETMVLVRTAEGWKIRHIHWSSR, from the coding sequence ATGAGAAGAACGACTACCACAATCGGTGCGATCCTCACCCTGCTGATCTGCACGTCCGGCAGCGCACAGGCACAGGTGGAGGATGAAGCAGCACGGGCTGATGTCCGGTCCGCTGTGGAGAGCTATGCCCGTGCGCTCGCGTCGGGCGACTCGCTGGCGGCGCTGGCTCTGCTGCACCCGGATGTCGTGATCTATGAGGGCGGGCACGCGGAGACGCGCGCGGAGTACCGCAGCGGACACCTGCGCAGCGACATCGCATTTGCCTCCGCGGTGAAACGCACCGTGACCGCGGACGACATCATGCTGATGGGTGATGCCGCCCTCTACACGAGCGAGTACACCGCTGCCGGTCGCTTCCGGAATCGCGACATCGACAGCCACGGGACCGAGACCATGGTGCTCGTGCGCACGGCCGAAGGCTGGAAGATACGCCACATCCACTGGTCGTCACGGTAA